The following are encoded together in the Novosphingobium resinovorum genome:
- a CDS encoding nucleoside deaminase — translation MIDDNDRAWMREAINLAKTKGTAPQDTPIAAIIVLNGRELSRAVNETEETCDATAHAEMMAFRGAGPAHGDMDLRGATLYSTLQPCGMCTMASIWAKVGRIVYGAGRGDVHQMYFEDRHLDTMDFIKDAFRNDLVLEGGCLRAECAALYFAPGDEVPVDEQGNL, via the coding sequence ATGATAGACGACAACGACAGGGCCTGGATGCGTGAAGCCATTAACTTGGCGAAAACGAAAGGCACAGCGCCGCAGGACACGCCGATTGCGGCCATCATCGTGCTGAACGGCCGCGAGCTCTCCCGGGCCGTCAATGAGACTGAGGAGACTTGCGACGCGACTGCTCACGCCGAAATGATGGCTTTTCGCGGAGCAGGACCGGCGCATGGCGACATGGACCTCCGCGGCGCGACGCTCTACTCGACCCTGCAGCCGTGCGGCATGTGCACGATGGCCTCGATCTGGGCCAAGGTCGGTCGCATAGTCTACGGTGCAGGTCGCGGCGACGTTCACCAAATGTATTTTGAGGACCGTCACCTCGACACGATGGACTTTATCAAGGACGCGTTTCGCAACGACCTTGTGCTTGAAGGCGGATGTTTGCGGGCGGAATGTGCCGCCCTCTACTTCGCGCCCGGCGACGAGGTTCCGGTGGATGAACAAGGTAATCTCTAA
- a CDS encoding IS110 family transposase, which translates to MSIYAGLDVSDKTTHICVVDVDGKVLRRDVVASDPDVLAKWLNKHCTDLARVVLETGTLSTFLYHGLVERGVAIECICARHAKGVLSARVNKSDVHDAEGLAQLARTGWYKRVHMKASATHIDRAALRIRAQLITARTSMANQLRGLLKLFGLRMGTARTPGRRAERLSAFYAQRPDLKALFAPLIASMEAIEEQLRAYNRLLNDRAKADEVCARLMSVPGVGPITALTYTSTIEDPRRFARSDDVGAYAGLVPRRSQSGERDVSGHISKAGDPMLRKALYEAANVALTQVKRPFALQAWGRKMVEAKGAKRARTAVARKLAALLHSLWLNETEFRWA; encoded by the coding sequence ATGTCGATCTATGCAGGATTGGATGTGAGTGACAAGACGACGCATATCTGCGTGGTCGACGTCGACGGGAAGGTTTTGCGGCGCGATGTTGTCGCGAGCGATCCCGATGTTCTTGCCAAATGGCTCAACAAACATTGTACCGATCTGGCGCGCGTGGTGCTGGAGACGGGAACGCTATCGACGTTTCTGTATCATGGGCTGGTCGAGCGTGGTGTCGCGATAGAATGTATCTGCGCGCGGCACGCGAAGGGCGTCCTTTCTGCCCGCGTGAACAAGAGCGACGTCCACGACGCGGAAGGGCTTGCCCAACTGGCGCGCACCGGCTGGTACAAACGCGTCCACATGAAGGCGTCGGCCACGCATATCGACAGGGCAGCCCTCCGTATTCGCGCCCAGCTCATCACCGCGCGGACATCCATGGCCAATCAGCTGCGTGGGCTCCTGAAGCTGTTCGGCCTGCGCATGGGCACCGCCAGAACACCGGGCCGGCGTGCCGAACGCCTGTCGGCGTTTTACGCGCAGCGCCCGGATTTGAAGGCTCTGTTTGCTCCGCTCATTGCATCCATGGAGGCTATCGAGGAGCAGCTGCGCGCATACAATCGCCTGCTCAATGACCGGGCAAAGGCGGATGAGGTCTGCGCCCGGTTGATGAGCGTTCCAGGCGTTGGGCCGATCACCGCGCTCACCTACACCTCGACCATCGAAGATCCGCGCCGTTTTGCCAGAAGCGACGATGTCGGCGCCTATGCGGGGCTTGTGCCCCGACGCAGTCAATCGGGAGAACGCGATGTCAGCGGACATATTTCCAAGGCGGGAGATCCCATGTTGCGCAAGGCGCTCTACGAAGCGGCCAACGTCGCGCTGACTCAGGTCAAGCGGCCGTTTGCCCTTCAGGCGTGGGGCAGGAAAATGGTCGAAGCGAAGGGCGCCAAGCGTGCCAGAACGGCCGTCGCGCGGAAGCTCGCCGCATTACTTCACTCGCTTTGGCTGAACGAGACGGAGTTCCGCTGGGCCTAA
- a CDS encoding helix-turn-helix transcriptional regulator, producing the protein MKTISSGLSEALLGGVYEIPLWAGFIRCLKDAVGADHVVFAFRPPMRPTREWIILLSDHANLANFRESYDSFYPPDWLPPGIDLPEGRSHSLSAALASEGEETRQRHIDFLKLSGISAGRQMRVREPSGVEAWISVARHHGDFSAEHDMVLDDLAPILRGVLRLYATIERERFAALVSGDAIRRLHFGWVALDSDGCIVGSDEQAEQLLASSGVLRRGPSDKLVSDRLETGREIAATIQRFTRDRETSARALSISHDPLLEMLLLPINRTTIAIRKPAVAVAYLHGDNWGGANRWRRLAELFGLLPREAKLAFALTRGMSLTEAAQHFGWTESTARTYSKSIYMKTGARGLPDLVRLVMRSVVALAPDP; encoded by the coding sequence ATGAAGACGATCAGCAGTGGCCTTTCGGAAGCCCTGCTCGGCGGAGTCTACGAAATCCCGCTGTGGGCAGGCTTCATCCGTTGCTTGAAGGATGCGGTGGGAGCGGACCACGTCGTCTTCGCATTCCGGCCGCCCATGCGGCCCACGCGCGAGTGGATCATCCTCTTGTCGGATCACGCCAATCTGGCCAACTTCCGAGAGAGCTACGACAGCTTCTACCCCCCCGACTGGCTTCCCCCGGGCATTGACTTACCAGAGGGCCGTTCGCATTCGCTGAGCGCCGCGCTCGCGTCCGAGGGCGAGGAGACGCGACAGCGACACATCGATTTCTTGAAGCTGAGCGGGATCAGTGCCGGACGACAGATGCGCGTCCGCGAGCCCAGCGGCGTCGAGGCATGGATCAGCGTGGCTCGCCATCACGGGGATTTTAGCGCGGAGCACGACATGGTGCTCGATGACCTTGCACCGATCCTGCGCGGCGTACTGCGGCTATATGCAACGATTGAGCGCGAACGCTTCGCTGCCCTGGTCTCCGGTGACGCGATCCGACGGCTTCATTTCGGATGGGTCGCGCTCGACTCTGATGGCTGTATTGTCGGCTCGGACGAACAGGCCGAGCAACTTCTCGCAAGCTCCGGGGTGCTGCGCAGGGGGCCATCGGACAAACTGGTCAGCGACCGCCTCGAGACAGGCCGGGAAATCGCGGCGACCATCCAGAGATTCACTCGCGACAGGGAGACGAGCGCCCGTGCCTTGTCGATCTCGCACGACCCTTTGCTTGAAATGCTGCTGTTGCCGATAAACCGCACCACGATCGCGATCCGCAAACCTGCAGTCGCCGTCGCCTATCTGCATGGCGACAACTGGGGTGGAGCCAACCGCTGGAGGCGGCTCGCCGAATTGTTCGGCCTGCTGCCACGCGAAGCCAAGCTCGCTTTCGCCCTGACCCGCGGCATGAGCTTGACGGAGGCTGCACAACATTTTGGATGGACAGAGTCGACCGCCCGCACGTACTCGAAATCCATCTACATGAAGACGGGTGCGCGAGGCCTTCCGGACCTGGTTCGCCTCGTCATGCGCAGCGTCGTCGCCCTTGCCCCGGACCCCTGA
- a CDS encoding YbhB/YbcL family Raf kinase inhibitor-like protein yields MLEHVPAWLGKLLKDVRAGHSQLAIVREDMGERLFPLSSPAFADGQRLPIRFTADGEGISPPLSWGPLPAGTMSLALLVEDPDAPAPHPLVHALVWNIPPDVSGLTEGAILPDGDGAADGSDVGRNSYLAEGWLPPDPPKGHGAHDYVFQLFALSKIPPLEANPGRSAFLEAIHGKILAAGFLIGTYSRDEPAASSTAGAGLRPAGA; encoded by the coding sequence GTGCTCGAACACGTACCTGCCTGGCTGGGCAAATTGCTCAAGGATGTCCGCGCCGGACACTCGCAACTGGCAATTGTTCGTGAAGACATGGGGGAACGCCTGTTTCCCTTATCCAGTCCCGCATTCGCAGACGGTCAGCGCCTCCCGATCAGATTCACCGCTGACGGGGAAGGCATTTCGCCGCCGCTGAGCTGGGGACCTCTCCCCGCAGGGACAATGTCGTTGGCGCTGCTTGTCGAAGATCCCGACGCACCCGCCCCTCATCCCCTGGTTCATGCCCTTGTCTGGAATATCCCGCCCGATGTTAGCGGACTAACCGAGGGTGCGATCCTGCCGGACGGGGATGGCGCAGCGGACGGCAGCGACGTTGGACGGAACAGTTATCTGGCCGAAGGCTGGCTGCCGCCAGATCCTCCGAAAGGCCACGGTGCGCACGATTACGTGTTCCAGCTTTTCGCGCTCTCCAAGATTCCTCCCCTCGAAGCCAACCCGGGACGCTCCGCGTTTCTCGAGGCGATACATGGCAAAATCCTCGCCGCCGGCTTCCTGATCGGGACCTACTCCCGCGATGAGCCGGCAGCTTCGAGTACTGCCGGAGCCGGCCTGCGACCCGCAGGCGCCTGA
- a CDS encoding error-prone DNA polymerase, whose translation MTAYVELQVLTHFSFLRGASSPDELFSVAAKLGYSAIGIADLGSVAGVVRAWEAEKATGVRLIAGTRVDLSCGRRLLLYPTDRKAWSRITRLLTIGKRRAGKGACLLHWPELEAWSEGVIAILLPHEADADNAAALADLRSVYGRRAHMALFQRRRPDDAVRIDALARQARDASVRAIVTGDVLYHLPDARLLQDVVTAIRHNCRVDDLGYRREVNADRALKSAEEMQRRFAAYPDALRASVDIAEACTFSLSDLTYHYPQEKVIEGLTAQQALEQMAYEALEEMFGGDPPQGYRDQIAHELKLIAELNYAPYFLTVHSIVAEARRRGILCQGRGSAANSCVCFVLGVTSIDPIKHELLFERFVSGERREPPDIDVDFEHERREEIIQWIFETYGRDRAALTAVITRFRARGAVRDVGKAMGLPEDLTSSLAGLVWGWSAEGVGEKQAEALNLDMSDRRLRLTLDLARQLIGVPRQSSQHPGGFVLTHDRLDDLVPIEPAAMADRQIIEWDKDDIDALKMMKVDVLGLGMLGCMNRAFTMLEESKGLKVGLADLQSDDPDVYAMIQKADTLGTFQIESRAQMSMLPRMKPRRFYDLVIQVAIVRPGPIQGDMVHPYLRRREGLEKPEYPRPELRAVLEKTLGVPLFQEQAMKVAIVGAGFTAVEADQLRRAMATFKMTGGVSHFSEKLIEGMVGRGYPRDFAERTFRQLEGFGSYGFPESHAASFAKISYASSWMKHHHPDVFCAALMNAQPMGFYAPAQIVGDARQHGVEVRPVCINASRWDCSLEPTRGRYHAVRLGLRQVRGLSNADGASIVSARGGVPFASVEDAWRRSGVPRAAIEKLADADAFRAFGSDRRQGLWKVGGLGEAPLPLFAAADRSAKAISAEGIEPDVALRPLTDGREVIEDYRSLQLSLRAHPLTFVREDLARRGVTRCADLANIRDGRNVEVAGIILVRQKPGSAKGVLFITIEDETGIANGILWPDRFEAQRRTVMSASMVGLKGRVQKEGEVIHVICDRIIDHGDLLHKVGEMSFPHQTGRGDGARHAGAPDRGDIVRPEGGWSPTPYNSYWPPHADGRDPEDAVRFKSHDFH comes from the coding sequence ATGACCGCCTATGTCGAACTCCAGGTGCTCACGCACTTCTCGTTCCTGCGCGGGGCGTCGAGCCCGGACGAGCTGTTCTCGGTCGCGGCGAAGCTCGGGTATTCCGCCATCGGCATTGCCGACCTTGGCAGTGTCGCCGGGGTGGTCCGCGCCTGGGAGGCGGAGAAGGCCACCGGGGTACGCCTCATCGCCGGAACCCGGGTCGATCTGTCCTGCGGTCGCCGGCTGCTCCTTTACCCGACTGACCGGAAGGCGTGGTCGCGGATCACGCGCCTCCTCACTATCGGTAAGCGCCGGGCGGGGAAAGGGGCTTGCCTGCTGCACTGGCCCGAGCTCGAAGCCTGGTCTGAGGGCGTGATCGCCATTCTCCTGCCGCACGAGGCGGATGCGGATAATGCTGCAGCGCTCGCCGATCTCCGATCCGTCTATGGCAGGCGCGCGCATATGGCGCTGTTCCAGCGCCGGCGGCCTGACGATGCGGTTCGCATCGATGCGTTGGCGCGGCAGGCGAGGGACGCCAGCGTGCGGGCTATCGTCACCGGCGACGTGCTCTACCATTTGCCCGATGCCCGGCTGCTGCAGGATGTGGTGACCGCCATCCGGCACAATTGCCGGGTCGATGACCTTGGCTATCGCCGCGAGGTCAACGCTGATCGCGCGCTCAAGTCTGCCGAAGAGATGCAGCGGCGCTTCGCGGCCTATCCCGATGCCCTGCGCGCAAGCGTGGATATCGCCGAGGCCTGCACCTTTTCGCTCAGCGATCTCACCTACCATTATCCGCAGGAGAAGGTGATCGAGGGCCTGACCGCGCAGCAGGCCCTGGAGCAGATGGCGTATGAAGCGCTAGAGGAGATGTTCGGCGGCGATCCGCCGCAGGGCTACCGTGACCAGATCGCGCACGAACTGAAGCTCATCGCCGAGTTGAACTACGCGCCCTATTTCCTCACCGTCCATTCGATCGTTGCCGAGGCGCGGCGCCGTGGCATCCTGTGCCAGGGGCGTGGATCGGCAGCGAACTCCTGCGTCTGCTTCGTGCTCGGCGTCACCTCGATCGATCCGATCAAGCACGAGCTGCTCTTCGAGCGCTTCGTCTCGGGCGAGCGGCGCGAGCCGCCCGACATCGACGTCGATTTCGAACATGAGCGGCGCGAGGAGATCATCCAGTGGATCTTCGAGACCTACGGGCGCGACCGGGCGGCGCTGACCGCGGTCATTACCCGCTTCCGCGCGCGCGGCGCCGTGCGCGATGTCGGCAAGGCCATGGGCCTGCCCGAAGACCTGACCTCGTCGCTGGCGGGTCTCGTCTGGGGCTGGTCGGCAGAGGGTGTCGGCGAGAAGCAGGCCGAGGCACTCAACCTCGATATGTCCGATCGGCGGCTGCGCCTGACGCTCGATCTCGCGCGCCAGCTGATCGGCGTCCCGCGCCAGTCGAGCCAGCACCCCGGGGGTTTCGTGCTCACCCATGATCGCCTCGACGACCTCGTCCCGATCGAGCCGGCCGCGATGGCGGATCGCCAGATCATCGAATGGGACAAGGACGACATCGATGCCCTGAAGATGATGAAGGTCGATGTGCTGGGGCTCGGCATGCTGGGCTGCATGAACCGGGCCTTCACCATGCTGGAAGAGAGCAAGGGCCTGAAAGTCGGACTAGCCGACCTCCAGAGCGACGACCCCGACGTCTACGCCATGATCCAGAAGGCCGACACGCTCGGCACCTTCCAGATCGAGAGCCGGGCACAGATGTCGATGCTGCCGCGCATGAAGCCGCGCCGTTTCTACGACCTGGTGATCCAGGTCGCGATCGTTCGACCCGGCCCGATCCAAGGCGACATGGTTCATCCCTATCTTCGCCGCCGTGAGGGACTGGAGAAGCCGGAATACCCGCGCCCCGAACTGCGCGCGGTTCTGGAAAAGACATTGGGCGTGCCGCTCTTCCAGGAACAGGCGATGAAGGTTGCGATCGTCGGCGCGGGCTTCACCGCCGTCGAGGCCGACCAGCTGCGCCGGGCGATGGCGACCTTCAAGATGACCGGCGGGGTCTCGCATTTTTCCGAAAAGCTGATCGAGGGCATGGTCGGGCGCGGCTATCCGCGCGACTTCGCCGAGCGCACCTTCCGCCAGCTCGAAGGCTTCGGCTCCTATGGCTTCCCGGAAAGCCATGCGGCGAGTTTTGCCAAGATCTCCTATGCCTCGAGCTGGATGAAGCATCATCATCCCGACGTTTTCTGCGCCGCGCTGATGAATGCACAGCCGATGGGGTTCTATGCGCCGGCTCAGATTGTCGGCGACGCGCGCCAACACGGGGTTGAGGTCCGGCCCGTCTGCATCAATGCGAGCCGTTGGGATTGCTCGCTTGAGCCGACACGGGGCCGATATCATGCGGTGCGGCTGGGCTTGCGGCAGGTGCGCGGGCTTTCCAATGCCGATGGCGCAAGCATCGTGAGTGCAAGAGGCGGTGTCCCCTTTGCGTCCGTCGAGGACGCCTGGCGCCGCTCGGGTGTGCCGCGCGCCGCGATCGAGAAGCTGGCGGATGCCGATGCCTTTCGCGCCTTCGGATCCGACCGGAGGCAGGGGCTATGGAAGGTGGGGGGCCTTGGCGAAGCGCCCTTGCCGCTTTTTGCTGCGGCGGATCGTTCAGCAAAAGCGATCAGCGCGGAAGGGATCGAACCGGACGTTGCCCTGCGCCCACTGACCGATGGCCGCGAGGTGATCGAGGATTATCGTTCGCTCCAGCTCTCGCTGCGCGCCCATCCGCTGACATTCGTGCGCGAGGACCTCGCCCGGCGCGGTGTCACGCGCTGCGCCGACCTTGCGAACATCCGCGATGGCCGCAATGTCGAGGTCGCCGGGATCATCCTGGTGCGCCAGAAGCCGGGCTCGGCCAAGGGCGTGCTCTTCATCACCATCGAGGACGAGACCGGCATTGCCAACGGGATCCTCTGGCCCGATCGCTTCGAGGCCCAGCGCCGCACGGTTATGTCCGCCTCGATGGTGGGTCTGAAGGGCCGGGTGCAGAAGGAGGGCGAGGTGATCCACGTCATCTGCGACCGGATCATCGATCATGGCGATCTGCTGCATAAGGTTGGCGAGATGTCCTTCCCGCACCAGACGGGCAGGGGGGACGGTGCGCGGCATGCCGGCGCGCCGGATCGCGGGGACATTGTTCGACCAGAGGGTGGCTGGAGCCCCACGCCCTACAACAGCTACTGGCCGCCTCATGCCGATGGCCGCGATCCTGAGGACGCCGTGCGCTTCAAGTCGCATGATTTTCACTGA
- a CDS encoding DUF6504 family protein codes for MRRVVSLFLPFLAIERLRRQDRFAAPRPEPRALQLPVDDNPGACSVPRGGGWRPGARWARERQNAGGQGAVRGEDRTRLDVEREIAALPLHAKPPMRELGRRSETAEHPFRRTVSSVVAQEVCDAPPVMAAPLALIGKVGRRDEIVSACPAARALGIHVGMVATHARALVSDLDFRASEPEADQALLDRLALFGIRRWSPIAAVSPSDGIWLDLTGAAHLHGGEERFCQRLQAFCRRAGFTARIAIAETAGAAHALARYGREDIAIIPHGGVVKALSPLPVAALRLEGGALAAARKFGFETIADLIPVARGPLARRLGLAAIDRLDQALGGKAEPITAREDVVIPAVERRLLEPIGTAEAIGQVMYDLLKDLAEVLQRRGLGARSLRLTALRVDGGEQVVAIGTSRPTREVPHLLRLLKLRIERIDPGMGLEQFRLLAPHTEPLDAENLGAILAGESTLRDPARLVDVVAGRIGPGAVFRIAPVESHVPERAVRPTSPIATAGSWPAWQRPVRLFARPEPLSRVIALLPDQPPRRFEWRGRSYTVVAGDGPERIHGEWWRRNGEVWAVRDYYRVEDKAGGRYWVFRRGDGVAGETGDLSWWMHGVFA; via the coding sequence ATGCGACGGGTCGTCTCGCTGTTCCTGCCGTTCCTGGCCATCGAACGGCTGAGACGGCAGGACCGGTTCGCCGCGCCGCGGCCTGAGCCGCGCGCACTCCAGCTTCCCGTCGACGACAATCCCGGTGCCTGCTCGGTCCCTCGCGGGGGCGGATGGCGACCGGGTGCGCGCTGGGCTCGCGAGCGGCAGAACGCAGGAGGGCAGGGCGCCGTCAGGGGCGAGGACCGCACACGCCTGGATGTCGAGCGCGAGATCGCGGCGCTGCCGCTGCACGCCAAGCCGCCGATGCGCGAACTGGGACGGCGCTCCGAGACGGCAGAGCATCCGTTCAGGCGAACGGTCTCTTCAGTGGTCGCGCAAGAGGTCTGCGATGCACCGCCGGTCATGGCTGCCCCATTGGCGCTGATCGGCAAGGTCGGTCGGCGCGACGAGATCGTTTCGGCCTGTCCGGCGGCAAGGGCATTGGGCATCCATGTCGGCATGGTGGCAACCCATGCCCGCGCGCTCGTCTCCGATCTCGACTTCCGCGCCTCCGAGCCCGAGGCCGACCAGGCGCTGCTCGATCGCCTCGCTTTGTTCGGCATCCGCCGCTGGTCGCCGATCGCCGCGGTCTCGCCGTCTGACGGCATCTGGCTGGACCTCACGGGCGCCGCGCACCTGCATGGCGGGGAGGAGCGTTTCTGCCAGCGGCTGCAGGCCTTCTGTCGCCGCGCCGGGTTCACCGCGCGCATCGCAATTGCCGAGACCGCGGGCGCCGCGCACGCGCTGGCCCGCTACGGCCGCGAGGATATTGCGATCATCCCTCACGGCGGCGTGGTGAAGGCGCTGTCGCCGCTTCCGGTCGCCGCGCTGCGCCTCGAAGGCGGGGCGCTGGCCGCCGCGCGCAAGTTCGGTTTCGAGACGATCGCCGACCTGATCCCCGTGGCGCGCGGGCCGCTGGCACGCAGGCTCGGGCTCGCGGCAATCGACCGGCTCGATCAAGCGCTTGGCGGTAAGGCTGAACCGATCACCGCGCGGGAGGACGTGGTCATCCCTGCGGTCGAGCGTCGGCTGCTCGAGCCGATCGGCACGGCCGAAGCGATTGGTCAGGTCATGTACGACCTGTTGAAGGATTTGGCCGAAGTGCTCCAGCGACGGGGGCTGGGTGCGCGCTCGCTGCGCCTGACTGCTCTGCGCGTTGATGGCGGAGAGCAGGTGGTGGCGATCGGCACCTCTCGGCCCACTCGCGAAGTGCCGCACCTGCTGCGCCTGCTGAAGCTGAGGATTGAGCGCATCGATCCCGGCATGGGCCTCGAACAGTTCCGGCTGCTGGCGCCGCATACCGAGCCGCTCGATGCAGAGAACCTGGGGGCGATCCTCGCTGGGGAAAGTACGCTGCGCGATCCGGCGCGCCTGGTCGACGTCGTGGCAGGCAGGATCGGACCGGGCGCGGTTTTCCGCATTGCGCCGGTCGAGAGCCATGTGCCCGAACGTGCCGTGAGGCCGACCAGCCCGATCGCGACAGCCGGCTCCTGGCCGGCGTGGCAGCGGCCGGTGCGGTTGTTCGCGCGGCCCGAGCCCTTGTCGCGCGTCATCGCACTGCTGCCCGATCAGCCTCCGCGCCGTTTCGAATGGCGCGGACGGTCCTACACGGTCGTGGCCGGCGACGGGCCCGAGCGCATCCATGGCGAGTGGTGGCGGCGCAACGGTGAAGTCTGGGCTGTGCGCGACTACTACCGCGTCGAGGACAAGGCGGGCGGGCGCTACTGGGTGTTCCGCCGCGGCGACGGCGTTGCCGGCGAAACCGGCGATCTCTCGTGGTGGATGCACGGGGTGTTCGCATGA
- a CDS encoding recombinase family protein, which translates to MPLIGYARVSTDEQDTFAQLTELRRAGCTTIFEDRASGASRSRPKLANALAAVGQGDTLVVVRIDRLARSLSHLLEMVEALREKGAYFRSINDPIDTSSPQGMLMTQMLGAFAEFERALIRERTRAGLKAAVARGAKPGNPKMRARDPSAIDNLRHSLREKHLHELIDGRRGWLPLVERLRPQLPWALVLRHIRTLKPPVRSFSERTLVKACRTLVDAGYADPVILETAPRLSRDSRVALLVADKLRTEPNATLRGIAAWLSKDLREPTPRGGMQWSPEGVRRIIAQAQGLGVLPNRSPAQEIGE; encoded by the coding sequence ATGCCCCTTATTGGTTACGCCCGCGTATCTACCGACGAACAGGATACCTTCGCGCAACTCACTGAGCTCCGGCGCGCCGGCTGCACGACCATATTCGAGGACCGGGCCAGCGGCGCTAGCCGGAGCAGACCAAAACTAGCCAACGCGCTCGCAGCGGTAGGGCAGGGGGACACCCTTGTGGTTGTGCGGATTGATCGCCTCGCACGATCGTTGTCGCATTTGCTGGAAATGGTCGAAGCGCTTCGTGAGAAGGGCGCGTATTTTCGCTCGATCAACGATCCGATCGACACCAGCAGCCCGCAAGGCATGCTGATGACACAGATGCTTGGCGCCTTTGCAGAGTTCGAACGGGCGCTTATTCGCGAGCGTACGCGCGCCGGCCTCAAGGCGGCTGTCGCGCGCGGCGCTAAGCCGGGAAATCCGAAAATGCGCGCACGGGATCCGTCAGCAATCGATAACTTGCGTCACAGCCTGAGGGAAAAGCATCTCCACGAACTGATTGATGGCCGGCGGGGTTGGCTGCCGCTCGTTGAGCGCTTGCGGCCGCAGTTGCCTTGGGCGTTGGTGTTGCGGCACATTCGGACGCTCAAGCCCCCGGTGCGCTCGTTTTCTGAACGCACGCTGGTGAAGGCGTGCCGAACGCTTGTTGATGCAGGGTACGCAGATCCTGTGATCCTTGAAACGGCGCCGCGCCTTTCGCGTGATAGCCGCGTTGCTCTACTTGTCGCCGACAAGCTCAGAACTGAGCCAAACGCCACGCTGCGCGGCATTGCGGCTTGGTTGAGTAAGGATTTGCGAGAGCCAACCCCGCGAGGGGGGATGCAATGGTCACCTGAGGGCGTGAGACGCATCATCGCCCAGGCCCAAGGTCTAGGCGTTCTTCCTAATAGGTCGCCGGCCCAGGAGATTGGCGAATGA
- a CDS encoding ImuA family protein — MSLVSSLTHPGIDALRTLATPLADHRTMPFGMDALDGRLGSGGLRAGALHEATALTCSLVDDAAATLFLAGIAAREARCSAAPVLWVSCRNDLYAPGLEQAGLASADVIHAQPRDDAALLAVVEDALRDGTPAAVVAEASKVSMVATRRLQLAAAEADIPVLLLRRHRGRDRDPFADPSAAWTRWRISSAPSERLGVAGVGRPRWLVELARQRGGEGFSLIVEGCDATGRLAVPAVPGHRTAETAGPVRRAAA; from the coding sequence ATGTCCTTAGTTTCATCGCTTACGCATCCGGGCATCGATGCCCTCCGCACGCTGGCGACCCCGCTGGCTGATCATCGGACCATGCCTTTTGGTATGGATGCTCTGGATGGCCGCCTCGGATCCGGTGGCCTGCGCGCCGGCGCCCTGCATGAAGCGACCGCGCTGACCTGCTCGCTGGTCGATGATGCCGCGGCTACGCTGTTCCTTGCCGGCATCGCCGCGCGCGAAGCCCGCTGCTCCGCCGCACCGGTCCTGTGGGTCAGCTGCCGCAATGACCTGTACGCACCGGGCCTGGAACAGGCGGGCCTGGCTTCCGCAGACGTCATCCACGCGCAGCCGCGCGACGATGCGGCGCTACTCGCCGTGGTCGAGGATGCGTTACGCGATGGAACGCCGGCGGCCGTCGTCGCTGAAGCCAGCAAGGTTTCGATGGTTGCCACCCGCCGCCTGCAGCTTGCGGCTGCCGAGGCCGACATTCCGGTGCTCCTGCTGCGGCGTCACCGCGGGCGGGATCGTGACCCGTTTGCCGACCCTTCGGCGGCCTGGACGCGCTGGCGCATATCCAGTGCGCCCTCCGAGCGGCTCGGCGTCGCCGGCGTCGGACGCCCGCGCTGGCTGGTCGAACTCGCACGCCAGCGCGGCGGCGAGGGCTTTTCCCTGATCGTGGAGGGATGCGATGCGACGGGTCGTCTCGCTGTTCCTGCCGTTCCTGGCCATCGAACGGCTGAGACGGCAGGACCGGTTCGCCGCGCCGCGGCCTGA
- a CDS encoding SOS response-associated peptidase family protein → MCNRARMKGEIETIWGSVAELFSERPRDNRFDPHELRPRGRAYVIREQDGVRAWDIMNWDVLGGKAPYPMTNVRNLSLPRWRRLADRRENRCVVPLTEFCEFTPQKHNLGDGKPPLKGEMWFSVTDQPVFAVAGFWQGTGEGNGFTMVTCDANSLVEPIHPKAMVTILDHDDIDIWLRGSYAEIRLLQRPFVAEKMTVRGPVFPTREPATSLSS, encoded by the coding sequence ATGTGTAACCGCGCCCGCATGAAAGGTGAGATCGAGACGATCTGGGGATCGGTCGCCGAGCTTTTCAGCGAGCGCCCACGCGACAATCGCTTCGATCCCCATGAGCTACGTCCCAGGGGGAGGGCGTACGTCATCCGCGAGCAGGATGGCGTTCGGGCATGGGACATAATGAACTGGGACGTCTTAGGCGGTAAAGCGCCCTATCCGATGACCAACGTTCGCAACCTTTCCCTTCCGCGATGGAGGCGGCTTGCCGACCGGCGGGAAAACCGGTGCGTCGTGCCGCTCACCGAGTTCTGCGAATTCACGCCCCAAAAGCATAACCTTGGCGACGGCAAGCCGCCGCTCAAAGGCGAGATGTGGTTTTCGGTTACGGATCAGCCTGTCTTCGCCGTGGCCGGGTTCTGGCAGGGCACCGGAGAGGGGAACGGCTTCACCATGGTGACGTGCGATGCCAATTCGCTGGTCGAACCGATCCACCCCAAGGCAATGGTGACGATCCTCGATCATGACGACATCGATATCTGGCTCAGGGGCTCCTACGCCGAGATCCGGTTGCTTCAGCGTCCCTTTGTGGCTGAGAAAATGACAGTGCGTGGCCCGGTTTTCCCGACCCGAGAACCCGCGACCTCGCTGTCAAGTTAG